The sequence GCCGTAGCCGAAATTGAACACTTTTATGACGTACAGCTGCAGCTAGTCTGGTTTCCAGCTCAATATAACACTCTAGCAGCTGTGCTGGCTGGGTTTAATTGTGAAAACATGTGTTCAAGCATGCAAAAGTCCAACACTCAAATCTAGGTAAAAtgtatattgcattaaatgaatattatatgaagcagtcaatacaccttaTTCTCCCCTTTTGAGACAAAACCAGTCTCGAAAAAGCAAAGATAACGAAGCATGTTATCTTAAAAATGATGGCACCCCCTGACCATGTCCAGACTTATTCATGCTGTAAAATGTTCAAAGTGAAGGTGGAAAAATACCCCTCCAAATATCAGATTATCTTAATAAATTTTAGCCAGTTTTAACAAAGCCATTAAACAATCGAGATGGGAAAATAATATTATCTTATTAACATCTTATTTAATCTTGTACTATCAGTCTTTAACTCCTTTAAGTCCACAGATTTATCTAACTAAATCTTTAGTCAGTTGTTACTACTTAAAAAAAGGGCTCACCAAACTGCATATTACACTCTCAGAAAATGTAAGACAATAATATTGAGTCTCAGTAATACATCTTGGTAGAAAAATATCCAGTGTATAATATAGAATATTCATCAATGGTACAAGTTAAATTGTAATAAGAAAATTCCAATCATATAGGACATATGTGTATGTGTTGAACTGGTGTTTTCAAGCGCCATCAATTTTAATGAAGATCCTTTGCTCAATAGCACTGTTCTTGAAGATCCTTTGTGATGGCATCGTTGTGGTCCATAACACCATTTTGGTTCTGCAATTCCTGTTTGTCCTCCAAGCATCAAGTGAGGGTCCACGATCCCTGTTTGGGTGTTCCCTCCAGTGCCGTCAACGTTCCCATCCGTGAAGGTAATTAGGGATTTTTGACATTCCCATTTATCGAGGCAGTTAGTCCAATACGGGtcctgaaaattaaaaaatatccaACCAGTATCGAGCACAAACAATTTTATTTCCTGAAGACCAATTCCTATTTCTAATAACATTTCCCCCCTTTTGATTGTAAACAATCATCCATAAGTGATCATCCATAGATACACACAAAACAGTCCAGAGCCAAAGTCTTAACTCAATGTGTCTTTCCTAAGATTTTATAAACTCATTATCTTTCTGCTGATAATGATACTATCACTGTAATTAGAGCAATGCTCAAATCTCACAgctggctgttttttttttttttttttctacaagaagtgcaatctttttttagacagcagtgcattttatttttcatttttttgttattgcaattaaataaattgcattattttattgcataattgtgaccatcaccagccctccctaaggaagggtaagaaacactttattaaagggagaatataaaaagaaagaGCAGTGTTACATCTAGGTGAGGGGGTGAGGGTGGGGTGGAGtgggaagagagcagggaggagcgattcaaggaagagaaatggaagggtggggaagagttgattactgtaaagtgagatgtgaagttgtaggcgtgaggcttaactataatggtggtggctgtgggcagagggaaggagtgagtggtaatacctgaaacaggtactttggatcaacgtgtctaaagttaagcccactacaagttttatcccacagtccaagacatgctagtgcatcgtagaccgatgtatgtgcaagaaactgccactgtaaacccaagcgctgccccggactcgaggacgcagccagaatagcagaaagagcgggggccagagagcccaggcaacccccccggccgagcagccccccagacgcccccaaaaCACCAAGCCAAGAGGCatccaccgccccccacatacacacccgagaaagccccccaccgaacccccaagggcgagacCCCGGGCGAAGCCCGTCGGGGAGCACCCCCCCAAcccagcccacgaacaggcCACAGTCAAGTAGGACCACACAACCCCAGACGGCgcaaggacagcagcccaggcctcgccacccaccggacagcgcaagccacaagGCAATGCCACCCACCGGCGCACGAGCGACCGGCGGCCACCACCGCAGGAAGGCACCCAAACGGCACCCACCTAGTGCGGAACAGCAGTCCCCAACTAAGggtgccccggacccacccatcGATCTGCAGATAGTtgcgccgccccccagcaaacagcatcatctcgaagcgccaagcaaccccgatacagacgccagcaccccccagcgcgccaaccccccacaccggcgagACAGGCCGCCCCAGGCCCGTACACACAGAGGacagcccccaaggcaaccaggggACGAGACAtggaccaagccacacccatggggaagaggcacccccactCCCCGCCGGGCCGACactgcccggagagaccccgcgaaGAGAGCCCCCGGCCACACCCCCCAcgccccccgagacccaccgctcCACcatgcccgaccgcaccatccggATGTATTTGCATTCTACACGGTGGCCTAGCCATCAACGGAGGGACcaggcccccacccgacaggcccaaatatgtggTCCTACCCACCTTCCTGTTATGGTGCCATTCCATTCCCCAATgaagaggcacttccctatcccctgtgtgaatgtgtgtgtttagtgaatgtatgaggtgcaacctttgtgtatataagtgtatgtggtgcaaatagacccggagggtggaagtggttgTCGCACCATCCGGGGGGTGGTAttagtaaatggacttgattttatatagcgctttatcaccactgaaacagtctcaaagcgctttacatatcagctcattcactcaatcactctcacattcacacaccagtgggacaggactgccatgcaaggtgctagtcgaccactgggagcaacttagggttcagtgtcttgctcaaggacacttcgacacaaagtcaggtactgggatcgaacccccaacctctcgatcagaagacgacccactaccacctgaaccaCGGTCGCACacgggtggtgtgttgaggagcgattaaaattggagggattggtagggcaaTTTGAGGTGGGAatgccgcccccgcgccactactcactagcacaggcggcggcaccctccaccctcagccccaccatccagccccccaagggttgggtatgggtgtgtggtgcaccaagtgagtgagccagaccagctgggagtgaagtgagGTGTTCAttttaggaggcctgtctggtgcgagcccggcccgtccacatggcgggccaccggagagggtagatggcgtaGACAGGCACGCGGCACAGCGGACCACGGCCGGAGACCcaccccgcggcaccccccagaccacGCCGGCCCCACGGGGCACGGcggcacccccaccccccagacGCGGCCGGGCACCAGCCACACCCCCCCAGTagtccagggggcgacccctgCCGCACGCCAGCCCGAAGCGGCCCCCCTGCCGCAACAGGGAGTGGTCGGGCAGGAGAGAAGCCCGCGCCCGCAcgagggccagcacaggcccgcaggGCACCACGATACATATATCTCCTATTCCAAAATCttccatgtaattcattaatactttagcagatctgGATGGTTTTGTATTCgggcacttactggatctgtctaatgatgtgttgagtgtcagattgaagtcacctccgatgattaacgatgagtctgcagaaaggtctgataACTCCGAAAAAACTCTATAGAAGAATTCAGGGTCGTCgttattgggggcatagaggtttagaaatgtgaaacatttattatagattaccactttgataataatatatctaccctctgggtctatgttggagttgattatgttaaagagaaaccttttgttgaaaagtacagagactcctctttgtttggaattgaaacatgaattatatatcttgttaaaatttgagtctgtcagagatttttcttctgatttaagtaagtgagtttcttgaaagaaaacaatgtctgcatttaatctcgaTAGataatcaaatatcttaatatttttaacctgcaagcgaatgccacgcacgtTCCAGGATATTATTGAAAAGTGAGACATGGAAAGTAATGATGATTAGTCCATACAAATGTAAGCATAACCCGAAGTCTGTGAGCATTGGTGCACAGCTGTGTCGTAGAGAGCTTGGATGCAGGATAAAAAGAGGAGAGATACTTATCATACAATATCACCGCAGGGTAAGGGGCTGGATTGAAAAGGTttgtgaaaagcacaaacatacaacaacaacaaacactatCAGAAGAGAAAGACAAGAAAGGGGTGGTTATTTTAAGTGTGGATGGAGGGGGGGGGATGTTGTgtggatgtgaaagaaaaaaagggttatgggttggagaagaaagagttgacatgggggtagagagtgtcctgtgagattgtACGCACCTATGCCTGTTTACTGCATAGGCACGTAGCTGGCTGTTTAAGATAAAATCAGATTATCTAATCTGCGAATTCAAGCCCTTTACATTAAACCAAATAAGATCATCTCACATGAACACATGTACTCTCACTGTAGCAGAGAATTTAACCTATGTTTTGATGACATTCTAATTTATTCTGATAGGTTCCtctctgtttatttattgttgttgttttatcaatgtcaattttttttttattttaatttctttatttaagtagggacaatacatattaatgaacattcaaaaaaatgtaaatatgccagattgtagccaacggctaatttccatctgctgtccctagacaggctgatgtaataaaatgttacacttaacaataagacatggcaagacacaaaacaatatataaaaagattacatacaggacaaaaaaaaaacaaagaacataggGATCATAGAATACAGTAACATTTCATGTAAATGGAACACTGGGACCAGAACAACTACACATAAGAGAAAAGACAGGATGATGTGGGGCCAAGAAATGTACAGGggaaagaaaagcagttcaCTTCCACATAGTCAGGGTTGGTCAGTCACAGGAGTGCAACAATAAATTTACATTatcataatcatttatttaaagtgccacTGTGCATTGCAAAGAGCCCTGAATTGCCTTTTAataaaagaaatttaaaaaaataaatagttataataataaaaatatatatatatatatttaaagtgctATAGTGCATTGCACACAGCCCTAATTTGCTTCTTTCTCCAAttatcattattcttttttttttttttttaatttaaagtgctACAGTGCATTGCACACAGCCCCAAGGTGCCTCTTTCTCTACTCTTTCTCTAATTGTCTCTACTCACTATCACCCACTTCTTTACTGCATGCACAGTATAGTCTGATTCAGTgcttctcaactggtttcaccctgggacccacattttgccacggacatgaaatcgcgacccacttttttttttaagaattcaaccaacaaaattttgttttttcaaaaatagctgttgaaaacacacatatgtaatgttttttcaaacataaatgtatgtattttcctgtataACATGCATtccacagcatgcctgtcaaaagaaaagtttcttttaaattaaaatgagagacaataagcatttatttaattttaaccagctgtccgcgactcGCCCAGTATAGgtttgcgacccacttttgggtcccgacccaccagttgagaatcactgttcgaattaaatgttatttttgtgcatcagAATCACTTCTTATTCAATCCTTGACCTGTTCACAGCCAcaattcagtgtgtgtgtgtgtgtgtgtgtgtgtgtgtgtgtgtgtgtgtgtgtgtgtgtgtgtgtgtgtgtgtgtgtgtgtgtgtgtgtgtgctgtttcACATCATTTGTTTCCTGCGTCGTCCTGAACAAATGATTTATGTAAATGTCACCGAGCGACGACTATTCAAACAACCACTGAGATGGAAATGAGCTGAGGGCAGGcatggactggccatctggcaaaCCGGgaatttttatttatgattattttcattaatgATCATTTTCTAAATTCCCTGCTATTGGGCCACTCATCATTGGTTAGCAACCATTAACACACATTATTGGTCCATTGTTTGAGCCCTGACAGTGCTGTCAATCACTACATGAGCCAGGCGGGGGCGGGATCTCATGGACGAGACGGACAAACTGTACCTAGTAGTCAGGAAAAAATGAACAGGAGGAAAAATGCCCGGGGGACACTGAGATACAGTGGGTCACTACAGTCACACACagcactgctgctgctgggctGAGAAACAAACCAGGAAAGGCccactttatttatcccagttTGTGTTACAACCGCTCagcaaaatattacaaataaaaagaatgaacactaaacaaagaaagaaataggCCATTTTATATCACCttatttattgtcactttacttacacttaCTCACAGACTTTATCACCATTAGCCTTCGTTGAAAGAAAGAACTGGAGGCTCGCAGCGACTGACTTCAGTACAGGGGGAGAGTAGTGTGCAGACAGAAATGCTGCTGTGTGGCTTTTTGGAcgtacgcacatgggagaatagagtttgtgtttagcccttgtggtcttttagtttttctgtgaGTCTTTAGTTGTTCTATTTTCAAGTTTGTTTTCtcgtgttaactcttgtctctgtgtttctagggattcctgcttgtggctccaccccccagtgatgtctgtgtgcttagtttgtgactgattagagtcctcatgtttccacccaggtgtggcccgttcccaacCAGAGTGTTTGCTCGTgtcttttattattaaatgGATATCATCACCACTACCCCTGCCTGCTTCCTCCATCACCTAACCATGACACCCATATAGAATAGATcaacatacaaaaacaaaaagattgaCATACATATATAGAATAGATggacatacatacatatagtATATACATCTGCTCCTATtgataaaaagtaataaatatgTTCTGATTTATGTTGAATTGTGTGATTGTagattgttttattgttgtatcattaacattaacaaagcCTTTCATTCATCATCATGTGATGAAATGTTTGCATTTGAACGCTTTGTTTCTTgtgatttgaataaaaaaacaatcatgtGGTCTTTGAACAAACAAACGGCTTcagtttcaaaaacacaaatgattcACAAAACATTATAATCACATCCAAAGCACAAACAAATGGCCAGTGTCACTTCAGCACGTTTAAGATCTAACctgtcctcctcctcgtcctggGGGTCCTAATGCTGTGGCTGGTGGCccattaaacaaatacatatttgtgCTATGAAACAGCAGATATAAATTATACAGTGAGTATCAAGCATCGTGTTTAGACTTTAGAAGCAAAGAAAATAGAACTATTTAAATGAAATTGAACTGAATTAATAATCCCTACAAAGCAACAATCACACATTTTGTGATGTTAAGTTTGTCATTAATGACATGAAAGACTCACATGAATCCTGATCCATAGAATTAATTCACCATCGCTGGATGAAACTTTGTTTACAGGTAAATATGAACTCACACATCATGTGATGCACATTTGCATCTTCCTTcatcctccaaaataaaagcagcagcagaaacagcAGCAGACCTGAGAACGGGAACGTTTGGTAAGTTACATTATATTCATACATTATATTCTACATTTGTTTGTTCTTAGACGGATTAAAGTCACtttatgcattttattatttggttttatatttaaaatattttcgaAATATTTCTGTGATCTTatcagtataataataataataataataataataataataataataataataataataattattattattattattattatagtgatTGATTTGTTCTCAGTGTTAAAGCTCAGGATGTATCCAGGTTGGATGGTGACTCTCCTGCTCACAGGTGAGAAGCTTCTATATGTGTTTAATGTTCCTTATAATGTTACAGCAACTATATATTTTCTGCTTTCTATCataacaatattattaataataataactgtcacaagaaaataaataaatcataatactATCGttaaaaaaagtcataaaaacatttaatttaagaGATAAAACTCCAGTGTAGTGGATGACATCACATTACCTGCTGACACGGTGCCACAGAGTAGGCGGTTGTCATGGCGACGGTCTTCCTGTGCTCTCGATTcgcctgttttgtttgttgttgtgatgtTTTATGTCTGGAAAAGAGCTTTTCTCTCACTTGATCATAACTTTATTCTCACATTATTACAATGTTATTCTTGAAGTTTTAAATAAAACGTCGTCCATGTGTCTCTAACGCGCTGTCGTGGGACATTTATTGACACGGTTCTTCCTCCAACAACAGGGACATTAATCCACTGCAGTAGAATAACTGTAGACATAACTGTACTGTACAATAACTGTACTGAGACATCTAATGTACAGGTTTATCAGTCACTAAATGACTCTAAAATGACATTGTTCTGGTACTGGTGAACATTACAAACAGTGCCACCCACTGCACATCTCAGCTCTGGAAGCACTGGTATAAGTGGCTTTTCAATTGTGACTGTTAGACctttttatctatctatctatctatctatctatctatctatctatctatctatctatccatccatccatccatccatccatccatccatccatccatccatccatcatcatccatccatccatctatctatctatctatctatccatctatccatccatccatccatccatccatccatccatccatccatctatccatccatccatccatccatctatccatctatctatctatctatctatctatctatctgtctatctatctatctatccatctatccatctatctatctatctatctatctatctatctatctatccatctatccatccatccatccatccatccatccatccatccatccatctatccatccatccatccatccatccatctatccatctatctatctatctatctatctatctatctatctatctatctatccatctatctatccatctatctatctatctatctatctatctatctatctatctatctatctatctatctatctatctatccatctatccatccatccatccatccatccatctatccatctatccatagctatctatctatctatccatctatctatcctcTATCTAtcctatatctatctatctatctatctatctatctatctatctatctatctatcatctatctatctatctatccatccatttatcatccatccatccatccatccatccatccatccatccatccatccatccatccatccatccatctatctatctatctatctatccatctatccatccatccatccatccatccatccatccatccatccatctatccatccatccatccatccatctatccatctatctatctatctatctatctatctatctgtctagcTATCTATcgatccatctatccatctagctatctatctatctatctatctatctatctatccatctatccatccatccatccatccatccatccatccatccatccatctatccatccatccatccatccatccatctatccatctatctatctatctatctatctatctatctatctatctatctatccatctatctatccatctatctatctatctatctatctatctatctatccatccatccatccatctatccatccatctatctatctatctatctatctatctatctatctatctatctatccatctatccatctatctatctatctatctatctatctatctatctatctatccatctatctatctatctatctatctatctatctatccatccatccatctatccatctatctatctatctatctatctatctgtctatctatctatctatccatctatctgtctatctatctatttatctatccatccatctatccatccatccatccatccatccatccatctatccatccatccatccatccatctatctatctaggtTTCTGTTCTGTTTCCTCTACAATCGACTTCCACTTCGTAACGTCTAAAATGAACTGGGACGACGCTCTGCTGTACTGTTCCACTCACTACGTTGATCTGGCTCAACTCAACACCAACGCCAACATGGCCGCCATGATGAAAACTCCCACTAGGGAATATGACGGCCTGGCCTGGATCGGCCTGTTTGAAGAAACCAACTGGACGTGGACGAATGGAGCCGAAGCCAAATACTCAAACTGGGACGACAAGGAACCAGTGAATCCAGTGCAGCAGAACAGCTGTGTGATGATGGACCACAGCGGGAAATGGATGAGTGCAGACTGCACCGAGAAGAAGAGGTTCATCTGTTCCAACGGTGGGTGTGAAGCGTCTCTGGAAAGTAGAGCCCACCGTATACgcataaaataacacaataacacacacaattacctaaaaaacacacaaaactacataaaatgagaaaaatacacacacaaaaatacacaacaataccagaaaaacacacaaaaccacataaaatgagaaaaatacacaacaataccagaaaaacacactaaacagctacaaaataagagaacaaTATACActctcaaaaacaaaacaaatctacCTTAAAAACACAGAgttgggaaaaataaacaaaatccaaaacaaatatacacagaatacacaaaatgacaaaaagtacGCAGAAATGATTCctgaaaaactaacaaaaaatgaaagaaaactatatcaaaccacaacaaaaatacacaaaaagagatttaaaaaatcccctaaatgaattcatgttgggtgtgggatacatatgtatgtgtatatacgtatatatgcatatgtgtgtatccataaaatgaagagtccgtccttaagactgctctactgtaaagtgccttgagataccattggttatgatttggcgctatacaaataaagattgattgattgattgattgattgataaataataaaaatacacaaaatgagtccaaaattacaagaataacagaaaaacacacaaaacaactacaaaaccacacaaaatgaaagaaacaaattgtgacaacaaaaatacagaatcgattccaaaaacacataaaacaacaataaaagcacagaaataacagggaaaaaaaacagcaacagtgacaacaaaaccacacaaaggtACAGTGCACCGACCTGACACTTTGCATAATTTcgaaacatttagctttacacttagtgactgatttaacatttagatttaacatttttatttagatttaacatttttatttagatttaacatttagatttaacatttttatttagatttaacatttagatttagatttaacttttagatttagatttaacatttatttttatatttaacacagatttatatttaacttttaaatttagatttagatttaacatcttcatttagatttaacatttttatttagatttttttcatgttaagacacttttaacaatgatatagaacatgctggtTTCCATGAATTTCtctctcaaatgaaagaaaaatgagtcaAATGTGAGTAAAGtgagttaaatgttaaaaatatgtgGTCGCCCCATAGCGTAGCACCTATTAGTTCATACGGCTCTACAGACTGCAGCGTTTATGAATCCAAACCTGAATGTTTAATGAGTGCCATCATTATCCAGCAGGTAACACATTCCACAAGGAGACGTTTAGTGTGAGCTGGGACGACGCAAAGATGTCATGTGACCGGATGAATTTAGCTCTGGTCCAAATCAACAATGAAAAAATCAAtgatgtcattaaaaaaaaattgggtcacGACTCGGTTTGGATCGGGCTGAGCAGGACCACAGGGTGGTACTGGTCTGAAAGTGGAGAAGGACACGACTTTATTCCAACaaacgatgatgatgataatgatggatGTGCTGCTGTGAGCGTGAAGAATGAATCCTGGTTTAAACAGAGCTGCACCAACCTGCTACCGTTCTACTGTTACAGTGGTGAGAACACtatatatgtacacacacacacacacacactgaactacagaGCCACTCACTGCCATGTcgcaacacattttcaggacatctttctcaaaatattctgatttttttaccaattgttccaggATTAATCAACAGTCACACTGTATTTTCTAccatcttccaagctgacaagaCACAATCTTTGcagaaaatcacactttagacgtaGCGTGGGCGTGGCTTAACCTCACTcactcagtttttacattcaatgtTGTGTGAACAATGACATTTCTAATAATTTCAACTCAACAtcagacacagctgtccaaatataatacttcaacatttaatcaaaacacctaaaagcgaATGAgatgctggatccaatcaaataagggctgatcaaaatctgggaggtgccggTTCTTGCTCcggttatgggccaatgaaaatagtttaaaaaaaagtattttgttcatgtttccagagcgtgtcacccaaAAATCAATGGTATCTGTGACTAattattagtgatgtgaacagtctatgttcatagctctaagctgatcacagagctgagacatatgctaagtagtttactgaaggcccaaacatgttccagacccaaacacacactgactttgtgactatttgGAGCAGCTGACATGTCCAGATAAgatgtttgtctttttgtacattctAACAGAGTAGGTGAAGCTCTATTAATATACCAAAAAAagtacagtgt is a genomic window of Gouania willdenowi chromosome 16, fGouWil2.1, whole genome shotgun sequence containing:
- the LOC114478450 gene encoding lymphocyte antigen 75-like isoform X1 encodes the protein MYPGWMVTLLLTGFCSVSSTIDFHFVTSKMNWDDALLYCSTHYVDLAQLNTNANMAAMMKTPTREYDGLAWIGLFEETNWTWTNGAEAKYSNWDDKEPVNPVQQNSCVMMDHSGKWMSADCTEKKRFICSNAGNTFHKETFSVSWDDAKMSCDRMNLALVQINNEKINDVIKKKLGHDSVWIGLSRTTGWYWSESGEGHDFIPTNDDDDNDGCAAVSVKNESWFKQSCTNLLPFYCYSASSTKQTTVRMTIQTRSSNMNDPVTMSNLEHKLRETLKKRGVANFTLSLKSVKKKMQRKASDDC
- the LOC114478450 gene encoding C-type mannose receptor 2-like isoform X2 → MYPGWMVTLLLTGFCSVSSTIDFHFVTSKMNWDDALLYCSTHYVDLAQLNTNANMAAMMKTPTREYDGLAWIGLFEETNWTWTNGAEAKYSNWDDKEPVNPVQQNSCVMMDHSGKWMSADCTEKKRFICSNGNTFHKETFSVSWDDAKMSCDRMNLALVQINNEKINDVIKKKLGHDSVWIGLSRTTGWYWSESGEGHDFIPTNDDDDNDGCAAVSVKNESWFKQSCTNLLPFYCYSASSTKQTTVRMTIQTRSSNMNDPVTMSNLEHKLRETLKKRGVANFTLSLKSVKKKMQRKASDDC